A stretch of the Phyllopteryx taeniolatus isolate TA_2022b chromosome 5, UOR_Ptae_1.2, whole genome shotgun sequence genome encodes the following:
- the bmal2 gene encoding aryl hydrocarbon receptor nuclear translocator-like protein 2 isoform X1 yields MAARHTAAGGGDTADGETADDVLLVENQMNCISLPSPMTQSTMVGMSMSMEMPRKRKGSVDNQDTRLAPITNADMEEDQNDSDGEDQHAKMKCFREPHSQIEKRRRDKMNTLIDKLSDMIPTCNPMSRKLDKLTVLRMAVQHLKSLKGSASSLSDANYKPSFLADEELKQLILKAADGFLFVVGCDRGKIVFVSESITKILNYSLVEMIGQSFFDYVHPKDISKVKEQLSASELYPRERLIDAKTGLQVQADLPVGAARLCSGARRSFFCRMKCNKTSVKVEEKELQASTSKKKESQKYCTVHCTGYMRSWHSSQLEAEGEGEADKHDGSHFSCLVAVGRIHSHSLPQVNGDFRVKATEFITRYTMDGKFTFVDQRATTILGYLPQELLGTSCYEYFHQDDLPHLADSHRKVLRSKEKIETNSYKFKTKYGSFVTLQSQWFSFVNPWTKEVEYIVSTNTVISHDDHSRSSQSGNKTEQSSNALGEDGKKSLPILPGISTKPETRIYAGIIGTQIANELLDFNRMNSSPSSGNVSPFSLPLDKSPLQTTNNQVKNNVPNGDATDMAMPEKSSSEDDPQETPFPGGETLMGDNSQVDLDSVVGPGLGSLSNDEAAMAVIMRLLETDSNLGEGEDFEEMQWSV; encoded by the exons ATGATGTACTGCTTGTGGAAAACCAAATGAACTGCATCTCTCTGCCCAGCCCGATGACTCAATCCACAATGGTTGGTATGTCGATGAGCATGGAGATGCCCCGGAAGCGAAAGGGCAGTGTGGACAACCA GGACACAAGATTGGCCCCCATCACCAATGCAGATATGGAAGAGGACCAAAACGA CTCAGATGGAGAGGACCAACATgccaaaatgaaatgttttag AGAGCCACACAGCCAAATTGAAAAGAGAAGGCGGGACAAAATGAACACGCTCATTGACAAGCTGTCAGACATGATTCCAACATGTAACCCAATGTCTCGAAAACTAGACAAACTCACTGTGCTCAGAATGGCCGTGCAGCACCTCAAATCCCTCAAAg GTTCTGCAAGCTCTCTTTCTGACGCCAACTACAAACCATCATTCCTGGCTGATGAGGAGCTCAAACAACTTATCTTAAAG GCTGCAGATGGGTTCCTGTTTGTAGTCGGCTGTGATCGTgggaaaattgtttttgtctctGAGTCCATCACGAAGATATTAAATTATAGTCtg GTAGAAATGATTGGTCAGAGCTTCTTTGATTATGTCCACCCTAAAGACATAAGCAAAGTGAAGGAGCAACTGTCAGCCTCTGAATTGTACCCACGGGAACGGCTAATAGATGCAAAAA CTGGCTTGCAGGTCCAGGCTGACCTCCCAGTCGGCGCAGCACGACTGTGTTCAGGTGCACGGCGCTCCTTCTTCTGTCGCATGAAGTGCAACAAAACCTCTGTCAAAGTGGAGGAGAAGGAATTGCAAGCAAGTACttccaaaaagaaag AGTCTCAGAAGTACTGTACTGTCCACTGTACTGGCTACATGCGCAGTTGGCACTCCAGTCAGCTGGAAGCAGAGGGTGAGGGCGAAGCAGATAAGCACGATGGCTCTCATTTCAGCTGTCTGGTCGCTGTGGGCCGCATTCACTCCCACTCGTTGCCTCAAGTTAATGGAGATTTCCGGGTCAAAGCCACAGAGTTCATCACACGCTATACCATGGATGGCAAGTTCACTTTTGTTGATCAAAG AGCAACAACCATTCTTGGTTACCTTCCCCAAGAATTGCTTGGGACTTCATGCTATGAGTACTTCCACCAAGATGACTTACCACATTTAGCTGACAGTCATCGAAAAG TGCTGCGAAGTAAAGagaaaatagaaacaaacagctaCAAGTTCAAAACTAAATATGGCTCCTTTGTCACACTGCAAAGTCAGTGGTTTAGTTTTGTAAACCCGTGGACCAAAGAAGTTGAATATATCGTGTCAACAAATACAGTCATATC GCATGATGATCACAGTCGATCAAGTCAGTCAGGGAACAAGACCGAACAGTCTTCAAACGCTTTAGGAG aggatggaaaaaaatctctTCCCATTCTACCAGGCATCTCTACCAAACCCGAGACGAGGATATATGCTGGAATTATTGGAACCCAGATTGCCAATGAGCTGCTTGACTTTAACAG AATGAACTCGTCACCCTCCAGCGGTAATGTGAGTCCGTTTAGTCTGCCACTGGACAAATCTCCACTTCAAACAACTAACAACCAAGTCAAGAACAAT GTGCCAAATGGGGACGCTACAGACATGGCGATGCCAGAGAAGTCCAGCTCAGAGGATGACCCCCAGGAAACTCCATTTCCTGGAGGGGAGACACTCATGG GAGATAATTCACAGGTCGACCTGGACAGCGTTGTTGGACCAGGCCTTGGCAGTCTTAGCAATGATGAAGCAGCTATGGCAGTGATCATGAGACTCCTGGAGACGGACTCAAACTTGGGTGAAGGCGAGGACTTTGAAGAGATGCAATGGTCCGTATAG
- the bmal2 gene encoding aryl hydrocarbon receptor nuclear translocator-like protein 2 isoform X2 — protein sequence MAARHTAAGGGDTADGETADDVLLVENQMNCISLPSPMTQSTMVGMSMSMEMPRKRKGSVDNQDTRLAPITNADMEEDQNDSDGEDQHAKMKCFREPHSQIEKRRRDKMNTLIDKLSDMIPTCNPMSRKLDKLTVLRMAVQHLKSLKGSASSLSDANYKPSFLADEELKQLILKAADGFLFVVGCDRGKIVFVSESITKILNYSLVEMIGQSFFDYVHPKDISKVKEQLSASELYPRERLIDAKTGLQVQADLPVGAARLCSGARRSFFCRMKCNKTSVKVEEKELQASTSKKKESQKYCTVHCTGYMRSWHSSQLEAEGEGEADKHDGSHFSCLVAVGRIHSHSLPQVNGDFRVKATEFITRYTMDGKFTFVDQRATTILGYLPQELLGTSCYEYFHQDDLPHLADSHRKVLRSKEKIETNSYKFKTKYGSFVTLQSQWFSFVNPWTKEVEYIVSTNTVISHDDHSRSSQSGNKTEQSSNALGGISTKPETRIYAGIIGTQIANELLDFNRMNSSPSSGNVSPFSLPLDKSPLQTTNNQVKNNVPNGDATDMAMPEKSSSEDDPQETPFPGGETLMGDNSQVDLDSVVGPGLGSLSNDEAAMAVIMRLLETDSNLGEGEDFEEMQWSV from the exons ATGATGTACTGCTTGTGGAAAACCAAATGAACTGCATCTCTCTGCCCAGCCCGATGACTCAATCCACAATGGTTGGTATGTCGATGAGCATGGAGATGCCCCGGAAGCGAAAGGGCAGTGTGGACAACCA GGACACAAGATTGGCCCCCATCACCAATGCAGATATGGAAGAGGACCAAAACGA CTCAGATGGAGAGGACCAACATgccaaaatgaaatgttttag AGAGCCACACAGCCAAATTGAAAAGAGAAGGCGGGACAAAATGAACACGCTCATTGACAAGCTGTCAGACATGATTCCAACATGTAACCCAATGTCTCGAAAACTAGACAAACTCACTGTGCTCAGAATGGCCGTGCAGCACCTCAAATCCCTCAAAg GTTCTGCAAGCTCTCTTTCTGACGCCAACTACAAACCATCATTCCTGGCTGATGAGGAGCTCAAACAACTTATCTTAAAG GCTGCAGATGGGTTCCTGTTTGTAGTCGGCTGTGATCGTgggaaaattgtttttgtctctGAGTCCATCACGAAGATATTAAATTATAGTCtg GTAGAAATGATTGGTCAGAGCTTCTTTGATTATGTCCACCCTAAAGACATAAGCAAAGTGAAGGAGCAACTGTCAGCCTCTGAATTGTACCCACGGGAACGGCTAATAGATGCAAAAA CTGGCTTGCAGGTCCAGGCTGACCTCCCAGTCGGCGCAGCACGACTGTGTTCAGGTGCACGGCGCTCCTTCTTCTGTCGCATGAAGTGCAACAAAACCTCTGTCAAAGTGGAGGAGAAGGAATTGCAAGCAAGTACttccaaaaagaaag AGTCTCAGAAGTACTGTACTGTCCACTGTACTGGCTACATGCGCAGTTGGCACTCCAGTCAGCTGGAAGCAGAGGGTGAGGGCGAAGCAGATAAGCACGATGGCTCTCATTTCAGCTGTCTGGTCGCTGTGGGCCGCATTCACTCCCACTCGTTGCCTCAAGTTAATGGAGATTTCCGGGTCAAAGCCACAGAGTTCATCACACGCTATACCATGGATGGCAAGTTCACTTTTGTTGATCAAAG AGCAACAACCATTCTTGGTTACCTTCCCCAAGAATTGCTTGGGACTTCATGCTATGAGTACTTCCACCAAGATGACTTACCACATTTAGCTGACAGTCATCGAAAAG TGCTGCGAAGTAAAGagaaaatagaaacaaacagctaCAAGTTCAAAACTAAATATGGCTCCTTTGTCACACTGCAAAGTCAGTGGTTTAGTTTTGTAAACCCGTGGACCAAAGAAGTTGAATATATCGTGTCAACAAATACAGTCATATC GCATGATGATCACAGTCGATCAAGTCAGTCAGGGAACAAGACCGAACAGTCTTCAAACGCTTTAGGAG GCATCTCTACCAAACCCGAGACGAGGATATATGCTGGAATTATTGGAACCCAGATTGCCAATGAGCTGCTTGACTTTAACAG AATGAACTCGTCACCCTCCAGCGGTAATGTGAGTCCGTTTAGTCTGCCACTGGACAAATCTCCACTTCAAACAACTAACAACCAAGTCAAGAACAAT GTGCCAAATGGGGACGCTACAGACATGGCGATGCCAGAGAAGTCCAGCTCAGAGGATGACCCCCAGGAAACTCCATTTCCTGGAGGGGAGACACTCATGG GAGATAATTCACAGGTCGACCTGGACAGCGTTGTTGGACCAGGCCTTGGCAGTCTTAGCAATGATGAAGCAGCTATGGCAGTGATCATGAGACTCCTGGAGACGGACTCAAACTTGGGTGAAGGCGAGGACTTTGAAGAGATGCAATGGTCCGTATAG
- the bmal2 gene encoding aryl hydrocarbon receptor nuclear translocator-like protein 2 isoform X3: MAARHTAAGGGDTADGETADDVLLVENQMNCISLPSPMTQSTMVGMSMSMEMPRKRKGSVDNQDTRLAPITNADMEEDQNDSDGEDQHAKMKCFREPHSQIEKRRRDKMNTLIDKLSDMIPTCNPMSRKLDKLTVLRMAVQHLKSLKGSASSLSDANYKPSFLADEELKQLILKVEMIGQSFFDYVHPKDISKVKEQLSASELYPRERLIDAKTGLQVQADLPVGAARLCSGARRSFFCRMKCNKTSVKVEEKELQASTSKKKESQKYCTVHCTGYMRSWHSSQLEAEGEGEADKHDGSHFSCLVAVGRIHSHSLPQVNGDFRVKATEFITRYTMDGKFTFVDQRATTILGYLPQELLGTSCYEYFHQDDLPHLADSHRKVLRSKEKIETNSYKFKTKYGSFVTLQSQWFSFVNPWTKEVEYIVSTNTVISHDDHSRSSQSGNKTEQSSNALGEDGKKSLPILPGISTKPETRIYAGIIGTQIANELLDFNRMNSSPSSGNVSPFSLPLDKSPLQTTNNQVKNNVPNGDATDMAMPEKSSSEDDPQETPFPGGETLMGDNSQVDLDSVVGPGLGSLSNDEAAMAVIMRLLETDSNLGEGEDFEEMQWSV; the protein is encoded by the exons ATGATGTACTGCTTGTGGAAAACCAAATGAACTGCATCTCTCTGCCCAGCCCGATGACTCAATCCACAATGGTTGGTATGTCGATGAGCATGGAGATGCCCCGGAAGCGAAAGGGCAGTGTGGACAACCA GGACACAAGATTGGCCCCCATCACCAATGCAGATATGGAAGAGGACCAAAACGA CTCAGATGGAGAGGACCAACATgccaaaatgaaatgttttag AGAGCCACACAGCCAAATTGAAAAGAGAAGGCGGGACAAAATGAACACGCTCATTGACAAGCTGTCAGACATGATTCCAACATGTAACCCAATGTCTCGAAAACTAGACAAACTCACTGTGCTCAGAATGGCCGTGCAGCACCTCAAATCCCTCAAAg GTTCTGCAAGCTCTCTTTCTGACGCCAACTACAAACCATCATTCCTGGCTGATGAGGAGCTCAAACAACTTATCTTAAAG GTAGAAATGATTGGTCAGAGCTTCTTTGATTATGTCCACCCTAAAGACATAAGCAAAGTGAAGGAGCAACTGTCAGCCTCTGAATTGTACCCACGGGAACGGCTAATAGATGCAAAAA CTGGCTTGCAGGTCCAGGCTGACCTCCCAGTCGGCGCAGCACGACTGTGTTCAGGTGCACGGCGCTCCTTCTTCTGTCGCATGAAGTGCAACAAAACCTCTGTCAAAGTGGAGGAGAAGGAATTGCAAGCAAGTACttccaaaaagaaag AGTCTCAGAAGTACTGTACTGTCCACTGTACTGGCTACATGCGCAGTTGGCACTCCAGTCAGCTGGAAGCAGAGGGTGAGGGCGAAGCAGATAAGCACGATGGCTCTCATTTCAGCTGTCTGGTCGCTGTGGGCCGCATTCACTCCCACTCGTTGCCTCAAGTTAATGGAGATTTCCGGGTCAAAGCCACAGAGTTCATCACACGCTATACCATGGATGGCAAGTTCACTTTTGTTGATCAAAG AGCAACAACCATTCTTGGTTACCTTCCCCAAGAATTGCTTGGGACTTCATGCTATGAGTACTTCCACCAAGATGACTTACCACATTTAGCTGACAGTCATCGAAAAG TGCTGCGAAGTAAAGagaaaatagaaacaaacagctaCAAGTTCAAAACTAAATATGGCTCCTTTGTCACACTGCAAAGTCAGTGGTTTAGTTTTGTAAACCCGTGGACCAAAGAAGTTGAATATATCGTGTCAACAAATACAGTCATATC GCATGATGATCACAGTCGATCAAGTCAGTCAGGGAACAAGACCGAACAGTCTTCAAACGCTTTAGGAG aggatggaaaaaaatctctTCCCATTCTACCAGGCATCTCTACCAAACCCGAGACGAGGATATATGCTGGAATTATTGGAACCCAGATTGCCAATGAGCTGCTTGACTTTAACAG AATGAACTCGTCACCCTCCAGCGGTAATGTGAGTCCGTTTAGTCTGCCACTGGACAAATCTCCACTTCAAACAACTAACAACCAAGTCAAGAACAAT GTGCCAAATGGGGACGCTACAGACATGGCGATGCCAGAGAAGTCCAGCTCAGAGGATGACCCCCAGGAAACTCCATTTCCTGGAGGGGAGACACTCATGG GAGATAATTCACAGGTCGACCTGGACAGCGTTGTTGGACCAGGCCTTGGCAGTCTTAGCAATGATGAAGCAGCTATGGCAGTGATCATGAGACTCCTGGAGACGGACTCAAACTTGGGTGAAGGCGAGGACTTTGAAGAGATGCAATGGTCCGTATAG